A genome region from Labilibaculum antarcticum includes the following:
- a CDS encoding cell division ATP-binding protein FtsE has protein sequence MIESPIIELKNAIIRQADNIILTDVSLEIEKGEFVYIIGKVGSGKTSLMKTLYAELPIKEGGGSVAGFYLPIIKTKQVPFLRRKIGIVFQDFQLLTDRNVHDNLEFVLKATGWKSKKEIDNRIEEVLEKVKMGKKGYKMPHELSGGEQQRIVIARALLNSPDIILADEPTGNLDPETSDELAELLMDISKNGRTIVMATHQHDLLKKFPARTLECKDGKVIEISNPKTDEEIEIELD, from the coding sequence ATGATCGAATCTCCTATCATTGAACTTAAAAATGCCATTATCCGTCAGGCGGATAACATTATTCTTACAGATGTTAGCCTTGAAATTGAAAAAGGAGAATTTGTTTATATCATTGGCAAAGTAGGTAGCGGCAAAACGAGTTTAATGAAAACATTGTATGCCGAATTACCAATTAAAGAAGGTGGTGGATCTGTTGCTGGTTTTTATCTTCCTATCATCAAAACAAAACAGGTTCCTTTTCTAAGAAGAAAAATTGGGATTGTATTTCAGGATTTTCAGTTGCTTACCGATCGTAATGTTCATGACAACCTGGAATTTGTTTTAAAGGCTACCGGCTGGAAAAGCAAAAAGGAAATTGACAACAGAATTGAAGAGGTGTTGGAAAAAGTGAAAATGGGCAAAAAAGGATACAAAATGCCTCATGAGCTTTCGGGAGGAGAACAGCAAAGAATAGTGATCGCCCGCGCTTTACTAAATTCTCCGGATATTATTTTGGCTGATGAGCCAACCGGAAATCTTGACCCTGAAACCTCTGATGAATTGGCCGAATTGCTAATGGATATCAGTAAAAATGGAAGAACAATTGTAATGGCCACTCATCAGCACGATTTGTTAAAGAAATTCCCTGCTCGTACTCTTGAGTGCAAAGATGGAAAAGTGATTGAGATATCGAATCCTAAAACCGATGAAGAAATAGAGATTGAATTGGATTAA
- a CDS encoding tetratricopeptide repeat protein — MRNKFSLWILTSLFFLCLGFTVQAQKSLTHKSSNQVWQSAMEMFQNKNYGGARHEFADFVNMEQDRYSDRATKADFYMAWCSIELFRPEAEKEMKSFIRKHPESNLKQSAYFQLGRQQYRSKKYKDALVWFNQVDTYALDRDQLTEYQFKMGYSYFSEKEYDEARKYFFDITEVAGEYNAPANYYYSHIAYLNENYQTALIGFEKLIKNKTFKPIVPYYITQIYYLQEKYAKVIEYAPQFLDDATVKRSEEIAKMIGLSHYQLKEYQKAIPFLDKGKTSLTREDKFAYGYCLYKQKQFDEAIEQFENVGGENDELLMVANYCLADCYLQSGDKNGAKVAFAATAGMDFDKDMQQDALFNFAKLTYELSYSPFNETIKAFDEYLQKYPNSDRNDEAYDYLVKVYMTSKNYGDALLSMNKIVSKTPEIKKAYQRVSWLRGLELMKQLNYSEAIESFTASLQYPIYNSQIAAECIYWKAEANYRMGEFSEATALYNEFIVSPGSGSSDYYKRAYYNIAYAYFEQDKYDDASDWFRKFVNQSDEKSNFVSDACNRIGDCFFLKRDYRNASEYYNKSVNAGKWDPDYALYQQALSVGLLGDSAEESRLLEQIRSSYTDSEYLDDALFELAKAKVKLDDQATAVSIYKELVSKFPTSSYAPKSLLQLGQLNYNAKEYQKAISYYKEVVLKYPQSEEKKSAFIGLKNVYVDMNKVNDYFAFAESFQGGGVIRSSEKDSLSYISAERLYMSGETERGTNALGEYLSNFPNGMFRLNAQFYKANAALDLEKYDEALVGFEQVLNQPNNLFTEKALLASSQLNYRNKNYLQAKGQFSRLKGMAEIPENVKLAKVGYMRSVYSLKEYENTIQAVSDVLEVAKSKEELIREARYKRGKSYLALGNTASAMSDFKVLSKETQSVEGAESKYLLAKIHSEKTEYDLAEKEINSFIEMNSPHHYWLAESFLLLSDVFLKKDDAFQARYTLQSIVDNYDVKDDGIVERAQAKLDILLAADKKEEEKITNKEVKIQFEGADSTESNKLFKNASVKSDSLGLDEERIMLEKMLNRLEIK; from the coding sequence ATGAGAAACAAATTTAGTTTGTGGATTTTAACTTCCCTGTTTTTTTTATGTTTGGGATTTACCGTTCAAGCCCAAAAATCATTAACTCATAAAAGCAGTAATCAAGTTTGGCAATCGGCCATGGAAATGTTCCAAAATAAAAATTATGGAGGAGCAAGGCACGAATTTGCCGATTTTGTGAATATGGAGCAGGATCGTTATTCCGATAGAGCAACAAAAGCCGATTTTTATATGGCATGGTGCTCCATTGAACTTTTTCGTCCTGAAGCAGAAAAGGAAATGAAATCCTTTATTCGAAAACACCCCGAGAGTAATTTAAAGCAATCGGCTTATTTTCAATTGGGAAGACAGCAGTATCGAAGCAAAAAATACAAGGATGCTTTGGTTTGGTTCAATCAGGTTGATACCTATGCTTTGGATCGTGATCAGCTAACAGAATATCAGTTTAAAATGGGATACTCTTATTTCAGTGAAAAGGAATATGATGAGGCCAGAAAGTACTTTTTTGATATTACAGAGGTGGCGGGAGAGTATAATGCTCCTGCAAACTATTACTATTCACACATTGCGTATCTGAATGAGAATTATCAAACGGCATTAATCGGATTCGAAAAGCTAATTAAGAATAAAACCTTTAAACCAATTGTTCCTTACTACATCACACAAATTTATTACCTGCAGGAAAAGTATGCGAAGGTAATTGAGTATGCGCCACAATTTTTAGATGATGCTACCGTAAAGCGTAGTGAGGAAATCGCAAAAATGATTGGTCTTTCGCATTATCAGTTAAAAGAATATCAAAAGGCAATTCCATTTCTGGATAAAGGAAAGACTAGTTTGACACGTGAGGATAAGTTTGCTTATGGGTATTGCCTCTACAAACAAAAGCAGTTTGATGAAGCAATTGAGCAATTCGAGAACGTTGGTGGCGAAAATGATGAACTGTTAATGGTGGCCAATTACTGCTTGGCAGATTGTTATTTGCAGTCGGGAGATAAAAACGGAGCAAAAGTTGCTTTTGCAGCAACTGCAGGAATGGATTTTGACAAGGATATGCAACAGGATGCCTTGTTCAATTTTGCCAAATTAACCTACGAGCTTTCTTATTCTCCTTTTAACGAAACCATAAAAGCCTTCGATGAATATTTGCAGAAGTATCCAAATTCTGATCGAAATGATGAGGCCTACGATTATTTGGTGAAAGTGTACATGACCAGCAAGAACTATGGCGATGCATTATTGTCGATGAATAAAATTGTAAGCAAAACGCCTGAGATTAAAAAGGCATATCAAAGAGTTTCCTGGCTTCGTGGTTTAGAATTGATGAAACAGCTTAATTATTCGGAGGCAATTGAGTCTTTTACTGCTTCATTGCAGTACCCAATATATAACTCGCAAATAGCTGCCGAGTGTATTTACTGGAAAGCTGAAGCTAATTACCGAATGGGTGAATTTAGCGAGGCTACAGCACTTTATAATGAGTTCATCGTATCACCGGGATCAGGATCTTCGGATTACTATAAGCGTGCTTACTACAATATTGCTTATGCGTATTTCGAACAGGATAAATACGATGACGCATCTGACTGGTTTCGAAAGTTTGTCAATCAATCAGATGAAAAAAGCAATTTTGTTTCGGATGCTTGTAACCGAATTGGCGACTGTTTCTTTTTGAAGAGAGATTATCGAAATGCTTCAGAATACTACAATAAATCGGTTAATGCCGGCAAGTGGGATCCTGATTATGCTTTGTATCAGCAAGCCCTTTCGGTAGGATTGCTGGGTGACTCTGCAGAGGAATCGCGTTTGCTGGAACAGATACGTAGCTCTTACACCGATTCAGAGTATTTGGATGATGCCTTGTTTGAACTAGCCAAAGCAAAAGTGAAATTAGACGATCAGGCAACAGCCGTATCTATTTATAAAGAGTTGGTCTCCAAATTTCCAACAAGTAGTTATGCGCCAAAATCATTATTGCAGTTAGGACAGCTGAATTACAATGCCAAAGAATATCAAAAAGCCATTAGTTATTACAAAGAAGTGGTTCTAAAATATCCGCAAAGCGAAGAAAAGAAAAGTGCCTTTATCGGATTAAAAAATGTGTACGTGGACATGAATAAGGTGAATGATTATTTTGCTTTTGCAGAGTCCTTCCAAGGTGGTGGAGTTATTAGGAGTTCCGAGAAAGATTCTCTTTCCTACATTTCTGCTGAACGATTATACATGTCGGGCGAAACAGAAAGAGGAACGAATGCATTGGGTGAGTATTTATCTAATTTTCCAAATGGAATGTTCCGATTGAATGCCCAGTTTTACAAAGCAAATGCAGCTCTGGATCTGGAAAAATACGATGAAGCGCTGGTCGGATTCGAACAGGTTTTGAATCAGCCCAACAATTTGTTTACTGAAAAAGCATTGTTGGCTTCATCTCAACTAAACTATCGGAATAAGAATTATTTGCAGGCGAAAGGCCAGTTTTCAAGATTAAAAGGGATGGCTGAGATTCCGGAGAATGTAAAATTGGCTAAAGTGGGTTACATGAGATCCGTTTATAGTCTTAAAGAGTATGAAAATACAATTCAGGCAGTAAGCGATGTGTTGGAGGTAGCCAAATCGAAGGAGGAGTTAATTCGAGAAGCAAGATACAAACGAGGAAAATCTTATTTGGCCTTGGGAAATACTGCATCGGCAATGAGTGACTTTAAAGTATTGTCGAAGGAGACTCAGAGTGTCGAAGGAGCTGAATCAAAATATCTATTGGCAAAAATACATTCGGAAAAAACCGAATACGATTTGGCCGAAAAAGAAATCAATTCGTTTATCGAAATGAATTCTCCGCATCATTATTGGCTGGCAGAAAGTTTTCTTTTACTTTCCGATGTATTCCTAAAAAAGGATGATGCCTTTCAGGCTAGATATACGCTGCAAAGTATTGTCGATAATTATGACGTAAAGGACGATGGAATTGTGGAGAGAGCGCAGGCTAAATTAGATATTCTGCTTGCTGCAGATAAAAAGGAAGAAGAGAAAATAACCAATAAAGAAGTAAAAATTCAGTTCGAAGGAGCCGATAGTACCGAAAGTAATAAGTTATTTAAAAATGCATCAGTAAAATCAGATTCTCTTGGCTTGGATGAGGAGAGAATCATGTTGGAGAAGATGTTGAATAGATTAGAAATAAAATAA
- a CDS encoding TonB-dependent receptor, producing the protein MFRKIIFTVAIAGLACSVSNAQEQRDLNKEVKVKTAYQPKINKSKRIGELPVVQDTATFTPSFSYFIQTKPLTVGFSPALIPAARIVGEPLKSINSHVLTLAGGNYSTLLGDYRFNNQRSKTTDFGIHIRHYSTNGKLELKNDRKVKPDWTEQLVEAYGSTYLDEAKVAGRVYYKHKGYNFFGSQLSDDLPANYIDLFPYSEQVQNRFGFATDFKTTFKDEEKLNFGIGLQYEHFSDDIFVTENDVLISAEAKIRRGDGFWSLRSAFDYFATDGLYNLDQLGLSERKTMLWNLNPQYSLQTGQLNLKLGVNTVIAIGDDSEAKIYPDIAIDFEAIDGIMTLFAGIDGNLNMNNYNNIIAENPFVYSGLDVMSSNQKYRLFGGFKGSLSSNSSFKLSAEYSSVDDQYFFVQRSAGAANTAYSGPTYSNKFDVVYDDISLFRLGAEVTIGWTDKMQLNSSVWFNKYTLDKQDEAWHKPEFEMNVNATYAFTSELEFQAGVNLLGERSILVGSQTQTIDAVYDLNIGANYSLNKHFTAFGKINNLFADKYYQWDGYPSQGLNFLLGVKVVF; encoded by the coding sequence ATGTTTAGAAAGATCATATTTACTGTTGCTATAGCTGGTTTGGCATGTTCTGTGTCAAACGCTCAGGAACAAAGAGATTTAAATAAAGAGGTTAAGGTAAAAACAGCTTACCAGCCAAAAATCAATAAATCAAAACGAATTGGTGAATTGCCTGTCGTTCAGGATACGGCAACTTTTACTCCTTCCTTTTCTTATTTTATACAAACGAAGCCTCTTACAGTTGGATTTTCGCCGGCTTTAATTCCAGCAGCTCGAATTGTTGGTGAGCCTTTAAAATCAATAAATAGTCACGTGTTAACTCTTGCCGGCGGTAATTATTCTACCCTTTTAGGGGATTATCGATTCAATAACCAGCGTTCTAAGACTACTGATTTTGGAATTCATATTCGCCACTATTCAACCAATGGGAAATTGGAATTGAAAAATGACCGAAAGGTAAAACCTGATTGGACAGAACAATTGGTTGAAGCATATGGCAGTACCTATTTAGATGAGGCTAAAGTTGCAGGAAGGGTTTATTACAAACACAAAGGATATAACTTTTTTGGTTCTCAATTAAGCGATGATCTTCCTGCAAATTATATTGATTTATTTCCATATTCTGAACAGGTTCAAAATCGTTTTGGTTTTGCTACTGACTTTAAAACCACCTTTAAAGATGAGGAAAAATTGAATTTTGGCATTGGCTTGCAATACGAGCATTTCTCGGATGATATATTTGTTACCGAGAATGATGTTTTGATTAGCGCAGAGGCTAAAATTCGTCGTGGTGATGGCTTTTGGAGTTTGCGTTCTGCTTTTGATTATTTTGCAACCGATGGATTGTATAATCTTGATCAGCTTGGTTTATCTGAAAGAAAAACCATGCTTTGGAATTTGAATCCTCAATATTCGCTTCAAACCGGTCAGTTGAATCTTAAATTGGGCGTGAATACCGTAATTGCAATCGGTGATGACTCAGAAGCAAAAATATATCCTGATATCGCTATCGATTTTGAAGCGATTGATGGCATTATGACCCTGTTTGCTGGTATCGATGGGAATTTAAATATGAATAATTACAACAATATTATTGCAGAGAATCCATTCGTTTATTCAGGTTTGGATGTAATGTCTTCCAATCAGAAATACAGATTGTTTGGTGGCTTTAAAGGGAGTCTGTCTTCTAATTCATCATTTAAATTATCTGCAGAATATAGTTCTGTTGATGATCAGTATTTCTTTGTGCAAAGAAGTGCTGGTGCTGCAAATACGGCTTACTCTGGCCCAACTTATTCAAATAAATTCGATGTGGTTTACGATGACATCAGTTTGTTTCGTTTAGGAGCAGAAGTAACCATTGGTTGGACCGATAAAATGCAATTGAATTCATCGGTTTGGTTTAACAAGTATACTCTCGATAAACAGGATGAAGCTTGGCATAAACCGGAATTTGAAATGAATGTAAATGCTACTTATGCTTTTACTTCAGAATTGGAGTTTCAGGCAGGAGTAAACTTATTAGGCGAGAGATCAATTTTGGTAGGTTCTCAGACTCAAACTATAGATGCCGTATATGATCTGAATATTGGTGCTAATTATAGTTTAAATAAGCATTTTACGGCTTTTGGTAAAATCAATAACCTATTTGCAGATAAATATTACCAGTGGGATGGATATCCTTCTCAGGGACTAAATTTTTTATTAGGTGTGAAAGTTGTATTTTAG